The Xiphias gladius isolate SHS-SW01 ecotype Sanya breed wild chromosome 4, ASM1685928v1, whole genome shotgun sequence genome includes a window with the following:
- the myo6a gene encoding myosin VIa isoform X7, translating to MEDGKPVWAPHPTDGFQLGTIVDIGADSLTIEPLKQKGKTFLAPINQVFPAEDDVNKHVEDNCSLMYLNEATLLNNVRVRYSKDKIYTFVANILIAVNPYYDIPKLYSPDTIQQYRGRSLGTLPPHVYAIADKAYRDMKVLKMSQSIIVSGESGAGKTENTKFVLRYLTTSYGTGQDIDERIVEANPLLEAFGNAKTVRNNNSSRFGKFVEIHFNEKNAVVGGFVSHYLLEKSRICRQSPEERNYHIFYRLCAGASEDIRQKFHLSSPDTFRYLNRGCTRFFASKDTDKQILQNRKSPE from the exons ATGGAGGATGGGAAGCCGGTGTGGGCGCCCCACCCAACGGACGGGTTCCAGCTGGGGACCATAGTGGACATCGGAGCCGACAGCCTCACCATCGAACCTCTCAAACAGAAGGGAAAG ACGTTTTTGGCTCCCATCAACCAAGTCTTCCCTGCAGAGGATGATGTCAACAAACACGTGGAAGATAACt GTTCTTTGATGTACTTGAACGAAGCCACTCTGCTCAACAACGTTCGCGTGAGATACAGCAAAGACAAAATTTAC aCGTTTGTAGCCAACATCCTGATCGCAGTGAACCCGTACTATGACATCCCAAAGCTCTACTCGCCGGACACCATCCAGCAGTACCGGGGCCGGTCTCTGGGCACGCTGCCGCCGCACGTGTACGCCATTG CTGATAAGGCGTACAGGGACATGAAGGTCCTGAAGATGAGCCAGTCCATCATCGTCTCAGGGGAGTCTGGGGCCGGGAAGACCGAAAACACCAAGTTCGTACTCAG ATACTTGACCACGTCGTATGGAACAGGGCAGGACATAGATGAGAGAATAGTGGAAG CAAACCCCCTGCTGGAGGCTTTTGGAAACGCAAAAACTGTCcgcaacaacaacagcagtcGCTTTGGAAAGTTTGTGGAGATCCACTTCAATGAGAAG AACGCCGTGGTGGGCGGCTTCGTGTCGCACTACCTGCTGGAGAAGTCGAGGATCTGCCGACAGAGCCCGGAGGAGAGAAACTACCACATCTTCTACCGACTGTGTGCCGGAGCGTCCGAGGACATCAGGCAGAAGTTTCACCTCAGCTCCCCGGACACTTTCAGG TACCTGAACAGAGGCTGCACTCGGTTCTTCGCCtccaaagacacagacaaacagatccTGCAGAATCGCAAGAGCCCAGAG TGA